The following are from one region of the Centroberyx gerrardi isolate f3 chromosome 16, fCenGer3.hap1.cur.20231027, whole genome shotgun sequence genome:
- the LOC139927938 gene encoding leptin receptor overlapping transcript-like 1 isoform X2 encodes MAGIKALISLSFGGAIGLMFLMLGCALPVYDKYWPLFLLFFYILSPIPYCISRRVVDDTDSASNACKELAIFLTTGIVISAFGLPIIFARADVIAWGACALVLTGNVVIFGTILGFFLVFGSNDDFSWQQ; translated from the exons ATGGCCGGGATTAAAG ctctgatCAGCCTGTCTTTCGGAGGGGCCATCGGCCTCATGTTTCTCATGTTGGGATGTGCCCTCCCTGTGTACGA caaATACTGGCCcttgttcctcctcttcttctacatcctctctcccatcccttaCTGCATCTCGCGGAGGGTGGTTGACGACACAGACTCGGCCAGTAATGCCTGCAAAGAGCTGGCCATATTCCTCACGACGGGCATCGTGATCTCAGCCTTCGGCCTGCCCATCATCTTCGCTAGAGCTGACGTA ATCGCCTGGGGGGCGTGTGCGCTCGTGCTAACGGGGAACGTAGTCATCTTCGGGACCATCCTGGGCTTCTTCCTGGTCTTCGGATCCAACGACGACTTCAGTTGGCAGCAGTG A
- the LOC139927938 gene encoding leptin receptor overlapping transcript-like 1 isoform X1, translating to MAGIKALISLSFGGAIGLMFLMLGCALPVYDKYWPLFLLFFYILSPIPYCISRRVVDDTDSASNACKELAIFLTTGIVISAFGLPIIFARADVIAWGACALVLTGNVVIFGTILGFFLVFGSNDDFSWQQW from the exons ATGGCCGGGATTAAAG ctctgatCAGCCTGTCTTTCGGAGGGGCCATCGGCCTCATGTTTCTCATGTTGGGATGTGCCCTCCCTGTGTACGA caaATACTGGCCcttgttcctcctcttcttctacatcctctctcccatcccttaCTGCATCTCGCGGAGGGTGGTTGACGACACAGACTCGGCCAGTAATGCCTGCAAAGAGCTGGCCATATTCCTCACGACGGGCATCGTGATCTCAGCCTTCGGCCTGCCCATCATCTTCGCTAGAGCTGACGTA ATCGCCTGGGGGGCGTGTGCGCTCGTGCTAACGGGGAACGTAGTCATCTTCGGGACCATCCTGGGCTTCTTCCTGGTCTTCGGATCCAACGACGACTTCAGTTGGCAGCAGTGGTAA
- the srp72 gene encoding signal recognition particle subunit SRP72, which produces MASGGGSVASLWTEVNRCGQNGDFTRALKALNKILHEVRDDVTALHCKIVCLVQNGSFKEALNVMNTSSKVLGSDLVVFEKAYCEYRLNRVESALKTIESASEQTDKLKELYGQVLYRLERYDECKAVYTDLIRNSQDEYEEERKTNLSAVVAAMSQWEKACSDDLGLPETTYELCYNAACTLIGQGQLTEALNKLRQAEELCRVSLADDSDVTEEDIESELAVIHSQMAYIMQLQGRTEEALQLYNQVIKLKPSDVGLLAVTANNIITINKDQNVFDSKKKVKLTNAEGVEYKLAKKQLQAIDFNKALLAMYTNQADQCRKLSSSLQSQNPGHPRPVLIQVAQLCREKQHIKGIELLQQFSDQHPESASGIKLTMAQLYLTQGHVTKACDILRSIEDFKHKQGMVSALVTMYTHEEDIDSAIDIFSQAIQHYQSQQPGSSSHLALVREAANFKLKYGRKKEAISDLEQLWKQNTNDIHTLAQLISAYSLVDTDKAKSLSKHLPSPDTMSFNVDVDELENSHGANYVRKKAAKVTGENLPKEQGQGEIKKKRKKKKGKLPKNSDPKATPDPERWLPMRERTYYRGKKKGKKKEQIGKGTQGATAGAAAELDASKTASSPPTSPRPGSASGSAPTAAANVVPPRQQKPAASGATRKKAPQKKKKGGKGGW; this is translated from the exons ATGGCGAGTGGAGGGGGCTCCGTCGCTTCGCTGTGGACCGAAGTGAACCGCTGTGGACAGAATGGAGACTTCACAAGAGCCCTGAAAGCTCTGAACAAAA TTTTGCACGAAGTCAGGGATGATGTGACAGCCCTTCACTGTAAAATCGTATGCCTTGTTCAGAATGGCAGCTTCAAAGAGGCGCTGAATGTCATGAACACCAGTTCAAAAGTGCTTGGCAG tgACCTTGTTGTTTTCGAGAAGGCGTACTGTGAGTACCGGCTGAACAGAGTGGAAAGTGCCCTGAAGACCATTGAAAGTGCGTCTGAGCAGACAGACAAGCTGAAGGAGCTCTATGGTCAAGTG CTGTACAGACTGGAGCGCTACGATGAGTGCAAGGCCGTCTACACAGACCTGATCAGGAACTCCCAGGATGAGtacgaggaggagaggaagaccaACCTGTCTGCTGTGGTGGCCGCCATGAGCCAGTGGGAGAAGGCCTGTTCG gaCGATCTAGGCTTACCTGAGACGACATATGAGCTGTGCTACAATGCTGCCTGCACTCTGATTGGCCAAGGACAGCTCACAGAGGCCCTCAATAAACTACGGCAAGCAGAAG AGCTTTGCCGAGTTTCCTTGGCGGACGATTCT GATGTGACGGAGGAAGACATCGAGTCGGAGCTGGCTGTCATCCATTCTCAGATGGCCTATATCATGCAGTTACAAGGCCGGACAGAGGAGGCGCTGCAGCTCTACAACCAGGTCATCAAGCTCAA GCCATCAGATGTGGGGCTGCTTGCTGTGACCGCCAACAACATCATTACAATAAACAAG GACCAAAACGTGTTTGACTCGAAGAAGAAGGTGAAACTGACAAACGCTGAAGGTGTGGAATACAAGCTGGCCAAGAAGCAGCTGCAGGCGATAGACTTCAACAAAGCCCTCTTGGCCATGTACACTAACCAG GCCGACCAGTGCAGAAAACTGTCATCCAGTCTCCAGTCTCAGAACCCGGGTCACCCTCGGCCGGTCCTGATCCAGGTTGCCCAGCTGTGCAGGGAGAAGCAGCACATTAAGGGCATAGAGTTGCTGCAG caattcTCAGATCAACATCCAGAGAGTGCGTCTGGTATCAAACTGACAATGGCACAACTCTATTTGACTCAAG GTCATGTTACAAAAGCCTGTGACATCCTGAGGTCGATTGAAGATTTCAAGCACAAACAAGGCATG GTATCTGCTCTAGTGACAATGTACACCCACGAAGAAGACATCGACAGCGCCATCGACATTTTCAGTCAAGCTATTCAACACTACCAGTCCCAACAG CCTGGATCCTCTTCACACTTGGCTCTTGTACGAGAAGCTGCCAATTTCAAACTGAAGTACGGACGGAAAAAAGAAGCCATCAGTGATCTGGAGCAGCTGTGGAA GCAAAACACCAACGACATCCACACACTGGCACAGCTCATCTCAGCCTATTCCCTGGTCGACACGGATAAAGCAAAATC CCTCAGCAAGCACCTCCCCTCCCCAGACACCATGTCTTTCAACGTGGACGTGGACGAGCTGGAGAACTCCCATGGAGCCAACTACGTCAGGAAGAAGGCCGCTAAGGTCACAGGAGAAAACCTTCCCAAAGAGCAAGg CCAAGGCGAGAtcaaaaagaagaggaagaaaaagaaag GCAAATTGCCCAAGAACTCTGACCCCAAAGCGACCCCTGACCCCGAGAGATGGCTGCCCATGAGGGAGCGTACCTACTACAGAGGCaagaagaagggaaagaagaagGAGCAGATAGGCAAAGGCACACAGGGAGCAACGGCTGGAGCTGCTGCCGAGCT CGATGCCAGTAAGACGGCCAGCAGCCCGCCCACCTCCCCCAGACCGGGCTCTGCGTCCGGCTCGGCCCCGACCGCCGCCGCCAACGTGGTCCCCCCGCGGCAGCAGAAACCCGCAGCATCGGGCGCCACCCGCAAGAAggcaccacagaagaagaagaagggaggcaAGGGAGGCTGGTAG
- the LOC139927926 gene encoding snRNA-activating protein complex subunit 1-like: MPRLKIIYCDFFWKALTEDVEELLGRFQQADSVRYEEFSAIWREMGFSGVFRGIVHMSELKRFCRISLATAVKYFLPPYSYQIQVGGLYLMYGFYHTQLALPPVKIRLALKDWVHVQKFLKDSVTSRHYDVVYILQKLIATKAIHYTAMPHLLTFHKQRKPRTEPMCAAFLGRTTSVQELISAEKLEELGNIQSHYEKMKEAIVEENRHIAMAHRDFATRLNDCAVEFGSWQEKTFPEESQGKRSGDKETPTEAESSSRAKLLSSIKNKSYSSYQEASKSRRHRQAEAVDSSGSGAEHSQEAATLQRKRPPSLRARTWKSLGVQEETSNIQSWLLSAPDQDAVPLKRTNQAAPFRW, encoded by the coding sequence ATGCCCCGGTTGAAGATTATTTACTGCGATTTCTTTTGGAAGGCTCTGACAGAAGATGTGGAGGAACTGCTGGGTCGTTTCCAGCAGGCGGACTCCGTGAGGTATGAGGAGTTTTCAGCCATTTGGAGGGAAATGGGCTTCTCAGGTGTGTTCAGAGGCATCGTCCACATGAGTGAATTGAAGAGATTCTGCAGAATTTCCTTGGCTACAGCCGTCAAGTACTTCCTCCCGCCTTACAGCTACCAGATTCAAGTAGGAGGCTTGTATCTGATGTACGGTTTCTACCACACCCAACTCGCCCTGCCGCCGGTGAAGATCAGACTGGCCCTGAAGGACTGGGTCCACGTCCAGAAGTTCCTCAAAGACTCTGTGACCTCTCGGCACTACGATGTGGTTTACATATTACAGAAGCTCATCGCTACCAAAGCCATACACTACACCGCCATGCCGCACCTTCTCACCTTCCACAAGCAGAGAAAACCCAGGACGGAGCCCATGTGCGCGGCGTTTCTCGGAAGGACCACGAGCGTTCAAGAACTCATCTCCGCGGAAAAGCTCGAGGAGTTGGGCAACATCCAGAGCCACTACGAGAAGATGAAGGAGGCCATCGTGGAGGAGAACCGCCACATCGCCATGGCCCATCGAGACTTCGCCACCCGCCTGAACGACTGCGCGGTGGAGTTCGGCTCTTGGCAGGAGAAGACTTTCCCAGAGGAGAGCCAAGGCAAGCGCTCCGGTGACAAGGAGACCCCGACGGAGGCGGAGTCCAGCAGCAGGGCCAAGCTCCTGTCCTCCATCAAGAACAAGAGCTACAGCAGCTACCAGGAGGCGTCCAAGTCACGGAGGCACCGGCAGGCCGAGGCGGTGGACTCGTCCGGCTCGGGGGCGGAGCACAGCCAGGAGGCGGCGACTCTGCAGCGCAAGAGGCCTCCTTCGCTGCGGGCCCGGACCTGGAAGAGCCTGGGGGTGCAGGAGGAGACGAGCAACATCCAGTCTTGGCTCCTGAGCGCCCCGGACCAGGACGCGGTGCCGCTGAAGAGGACCAACCAGGCGGCTCCCTTCAGGTGGTGA
- the arl9 gene encoding ADP-ribosylation factor-like protein 9 has translation MAGWREAGLLGASVALAGGLAYVIWTYASPSAGEKKESKTKPERGFKSGKEEEEEETAAGETVVVAAAATVAAAEQKAAETESRPVQGKQVLVLGLDGAGKTSLLHCFSTGGLEQEVQPTQGFNAVSVNREDLHIEFLEIGGKAELRPYWQRYMSKALVLVFVVDSSRADLFPLAKTHLHELLTSDPRLPLVLLANKQDLPGACSITDLHDALSLSEAGDQRKLFLIGTHVRKGDAELSSGVQDARDLIIQMVCNGR, from the exons ATGGCTGGCTGGAGGGAAGCCGGGCTGCTCGGAGCCTCCGTTGCACTTGCCGGAGGACTCGCCTATGTCATCTGGACCTATGCGTCTCCCTCCGCGGGGGAGAAGAAGGAGTCCAAAACAAAGCCAGAGCGAGGTTTTAAAAgtgggaaagaagaggaggaagaggagacggcGGCTGGAGAGACTGTTGTTGTCGCCGCAGCTGCAACTGTTGCTGCAGCGGAGCAGAAAGCTGCAGAGACGGAG TCCCGGCCTGTGCAGGGGAAGCAGGTCTTGGTTCTGGGTCTGGACGGAGCCGGTAAGACCAGCTTGCTGCACTGCTTCTCCACCGGCGGCCTGGAGCAGGAGGTGCAGCCGACGCAGGGCTTCAACGCCGTGTCCGTCAACCGAGAAGACCTGCACATCGAGTTCCTAGAGA TTGGCGGGAAGGCGGAGCTGCGGCCCTACTGGCAGCGCTACATGTCCAAAGCTCTGGTCCTGGTGTTCGTGGTGGACTCCTCCAGGGCCGACCTCTTCCCTCTGGCCAAGACGCATCTGCATGAGCTGCTGACCTCCGACCCCCGCCTGCCGTTAGTGCTACTGGCCAACAAACAG GACCTTCCAGGAGCCTGCAGCATCACGGACCTGCATGACGCTCTGTCCCTGTCCGAGGCGGGAGACCAGCGCAAACTGTTCCTCATAGGCACCCATGTGAGGAAGGGAGACGCGGAGCTCAGCTCGGGCGTGCAGGACGCACGCGACCTCATCATCCAGATGGTGTGCAACGGGAGATAA